A stretch of the Alnus glutinosa chromosome 6, dhAlnGlut1.1, whole genome shotgun sequence genome encodes the following:
- the LOC133872002 gene encoding heterogeneous nuclear ribonucleoprotein 1-like, protein MDSDEAKLFVGGISRVTSDDTLKRHFEKYGTVLGSSIAKDRVTKNSRGFGFVWFSDPSAADKALQDSHVIQGKTVEVKKAIPRSEQQQQQHQNQPQNRGLSKSSSTDNGDNQFRTKKIFVGGLSASLTEEEFKNYFERFGRVTDVVVMHDSTTHRPRGFGFITFDSEESVENVMQNSFHELNGRLVEVKRAVPKEANNGSDSGFNTRIEGGRGSPGSYPPYSLRYWILPGYAPFPGFSGGGGSLYGANIYGGWYPTGGSGGVGSVVAPLAPRNPWYGPRVIGAGAFPLPQGSASIYPAYFTGGVGGVGMAAGGYNGIVGRSELESESGSWWQ, encoded by the exons ATGGACTCTGATGAAGCCAAGCTCTTCGTCGGAGGAATCTCTCGGGTGACAAGCGACGACACTCTGAAGCGACATTTCGAAAAGTACGGCACCGTACTGGGCTCGTCGATTGCGAAGGACCGGGTCACCAAGAATTCTAGAGGGTTTGGATTCGTTTGGTTTTCTGATCCCTCTGCAGCTGATAAAGCCCTTCAAGACTCGCATGTTATACAGGGAAAAACG GTAGAAGTGAAAAAAGCAATACCCAGAAgtgaacaacaacaacaacaacaccaAAACCAACCACAGAATAGGGGATTGAGTAAGAGTAGTAGTACTGACAATGGCGATAATCAGTTTAGGACTAAAAAGATTTTTGTAGGGGGTTTGTCAGCTAGTCTAACTGAGGAGGAGTTTAAGAATTACTTTGAGAGGTTTGGTAGGGTAACAGATGTAGTGGTCATGCATGACAGCACAACCCATCGGCCTAGGGGCTTTGGCTTTATCACCTTTGATTCAGAGGAATCCGTGGAGAATGTTATGCAGAATAGCTTTCATGAGCTGAATGGTAGGCTTGTGGAGGTCAAGAGGGCTGTGCCAAAAGAGGCAAATAACGGTAGTGACAGTGGTTTTAACACGAGAATTGAGGGTGGAAGAGGGTCTCCTGGCAGTTACCCTCCTTATAGTCTCAGATATTGGATTCTCCCCGGTTATGCGCCATTTCCTGGGTTTAGTGGTGGTGGAGGCTCTCTTTATGGAGCAAATATTTATGGTGGTTGGTACCCTACAGGAGGATCTGGTGGTGTGGGTTCTGTGGTTGCTCCACTCGCCCCTAGAAATCCTTGGTATGGCCCCCGGGTGATTGGTGCTGGGGCTTTCCCTTTGCCTCAAGGAAGTGCTTCCATTTATCCTGCCTACTTTACTGGGGGGGTTGGGGGTGTAGGTATGGCTGCAGGTGGATATAATGGGATTGTTGGGCGTAGTGAATTGGAAAGCGAATCGGGTTCTTGGTGGCAATGA
- the LOC133870191 gene encoding uncharacterized protein LOC133870191, which yields MLVLGQAPSGALSAKRCSLSSPPIPKFSKPNPLLFSNRKPRFSHRPLLNLTLATKQDISSSSSTTPPPLQNDEETVFVGQENVPLEGVIQFDKPASSSSRLNKWGWVALLAGGDVMALLLFAAIGRFSHGFSVFDTETLRTADPFIAGWFLGGYFLGGYAEDGRGMNGLSKALIATSKSWALGIPLGIIIRAVTSGHFPPYKFILVTMGSTAVLLIGWRSILYNILPNDKSKKSDVYRRGSPFELFELLMSLVRRW from the exons ATGCTTGTGCTAGGCCAAGCTCCAAGCGGAGCTCTATCAGCCAAGAGATGTTCCCTCTCTTCCCCTCCCATTCCCAAATTCAGTAAGCCAAATCCTCTTCTCTTCTCCAACCGCAAACCCAGATTCAGTCACAGACCCCTCTTGAATCTTACTCTCGCAACCAAACAGGATATCTCTAgctcctcctccaccacccCTCCCCCTCTTCAGAATGACGAAGAAACTGTTTTCGTGGGTCAGGAAAATGTTCCTTTGGAGGGCGTTATCCAATTCGACAAAcccgcttcttcttcttctcgtttGAACAAATGGGG TTGGGTGGCTTTGCTCGCTGGTGGGGATGTTATGGCCTTGCTTTTGTTCGCTGCAATTGGGAGGTTCAGTCACGGCTTCTCAGTTTTTGACACTGAGACCCTGCGCACAGCCGACCCTTTTATTGCCG GGTGGTTTTTGGGTGGTTACTTCCTCGGAGGTTATGCGGAGGATGGCCGTGGAATGAATGGCCTTTCAAAGGCTCTCATTGCTACTTCTAAGTCGTGGGCTCTGGGAATTCCG CTAGGAATAATTATCAGGGCAGTAACGTCAGGCCATTTTCCAccatataaatttatattagtAACAATGGGAAGTACTGCTGTTTTACTTATTGGATGGAGATCAATATTGTACAACATTCTTCCCAATGATAAGAGCAAGAAGAGTGATGTATATCGCCGTGGCAGCCCATTTGAACTATTTGAG TTGCTCATGTCATTAGTACGGAGGTGGTGA